The Lysobacter helvus nucleotide sequence CGGCGGCGGCGCCGCTGGACACGCGATCGTCGCGCGCCACGTCGAGCAGGCGTTCGAGTTGCGCGGATTCGGACTGGAGCGCGACGAGCGGATCGGCGGGCGTCGTGGCGGTGGCGGTCGTGGCGACCACGTTCGGCGCAACCGCGGGCATCGGGCCGAGCAACCGCAACGGCACGATCAGCACGAGGACGAGCGCGGCGGCGATCGCCAGGCGCACCGGCCACTGCGGACGCGCGCGCACGCGCAGGCGCGGCGCGATGTCGGGCCATGCATCGCGGTCGGGACGTTCGAGCGGCAACGCGGCGAACGCGGCGCCCCAATCGGCGGGCGCGCCTCCCTGGGTGGAGCGGATGTCGTCAGGCATGTGCAGCCTCCGGGACCTGGAGCACTGCGCGCAGCTTCTTCGTGCCGCGCGCGAGTTGTGACTTGGAAAAACTGGGCGTGCGCTGCATCAGCGCCGCGATTTCGTCGTGCGTGTAGCCCTCGCCGTGGTACAGCCACAGCACGCTGCGCGTGGCCGTCGGCAACGTCGCCAGCGCGCGCTGCAGCAGCGCCGCATCGGCGGCGGCCGGCGGCAGCGGCGCGAGGTCCTCGGCGTATTCGGACGGATCGTCGACGCCGATTTCCTGCGCGAGCCGCTTGTCGCGACGCAGGCGCATCAGCGCCTCGTTCACCGCGATCTGGCGCAACCAGCCCCAGAACGGACTGCCGTCGCCGCGGAACTCGCCGATCCGGCCCAGCACCTTGAGCATCGTTTCCTGCAGCACGTCCTGTGCCTCCTCGCGGTTGCCGGCGATGCGCAGCGCCAGGGTGAACACCGGGCGCTCGAACCACCGGTAGAGCTGCTCGAACGCCGCGCGATCCCCGGCCCGTGCGCGGGCGAGGAGGGCGTCGGGGACATCGATGGCGAAGCTCGAATGACCGGTCATGTGCATGGCTGGATGCCCGAGGGGGCGAAACCGTCGCAGGCCCCCGGCAACCCTATACTCCGGCCGACCTGAGCATGGGGAGTGTGGCTATGTCGTTGAGCTGGATCCTGACCGCGGTCGTCGTCTTCTTCGCCATCGTGCTCGTGTCCAAGGCGGTGCGGATGGTGCCGCAGGGCTTCGAGTGGACCGTCGAGCGCTTCGGGCGCTACACCCACACGCTGAGCCCGGGCCTGCACTTCCTCGTGCCGATCTACCAGCGCATCGGGCGCAAGATCAACATGATGGAACAGGTGATGGACGTGCCCAGCCAGGACGTCATCACCAAGGACAACGCCGTGGTGAAGGTGGACGGCATCGTCTTCTTCCAGGTGCTCGACGCGGCCAAGGCCGCCTACGAGGTCGCGCAGCTGGAGGTCGCCATCCTCAACCTGGTGATGACCAACATCCGTACCTCGATCGGTTCGATGGACCTGGACGAGTCGCTCTCCAAGCGCGACGAGATCAACGCGAAGGTGCTGGTGGCGGTGGACGCGGCGACGCATCCGTGGGGCCTGAAGGTCAACCGCATCGAACTGAAGGACATCCAGCCGCCGCGCGACCTCATCGATTCGATGGCGCGGCAGATGAAGGCCGAACGCGAGAAGCGCGCCAACATCCTGGAAGCCGAGGGCCACCGCGCCGCGGCCATCCTGCGCGCCGAAGGCGAGAAGCAGGCCGCGATCCTGGAAGCCGAAGGCCATCGCGAAGCCTCGTTCCGCCAGGCCGAAGCGCGCGAGCGCCTGGCCGAAGCGGAAGCGAAGGCGACGCAGGTCGTGTCCGATGCCATCGCCGGCGGCAACGTCAACGCCATCAATTACTTCGTCGCGCAGAAATACATCGAGGCCTTCAAGTCGCTGGCCGAGGCGCCGAACCAGAAGTTCGTGCTGATGCCGATGGAATCCTCCGGCGTGCTCGGTTCGCTCGGCGGCATCGCGGAACTGGCGCGCGAAGCGCTCGGTGCACCGCGCATGGCCGCCAAGCCGATCGCGCCGCCGCCCACGCCGCGCCCGGCCGGGAGCTGACCCATGCGCATGGATGTCTTCGCGTGGGCCGCCATCGCGCTGCTGCTGTGCGCGGCGGAGATGATCGCGCCGGGCGCCTTCCTGTTGTGGCTCGGGTTCGCCGCGGCCGCGGTGTTCTTCGTCGTGCTACTGGTACCCGGGATCTCGGTGCTGTCGCAGGCCGTGCTGTTCGGCGTGCTGGGCGTGCTGTCGATCCTCGCGTGGCGGCGCTGGGCGCGCGGTCGCGGGCGCGCCAGCGACGACCCGGTGCTCAACAAGCGCACCGCCGCGCTGATCGGGCGCGTGGTCCCGCTGGAGCGCGGGATCGTCAACGGACACGGGCGCGTGCAGATCGCCGATGCGTTCTGGGACGTGGTCGGGCCGGAGTTGCCGGCCGGCACGCCGGTGCGCGTGCTCTCGGCCGAAGGCATGACGTTGCGGGTGGAAGCGGCCGGCTGAGCTTGCCGGCGATGCGATAATCCGGCGCTTCGGCCGCCGCCTTGCGGCCGCCCCCCACGGAGCCGGTGCATGACGCGCAAGACCATCCTCAACGACACCCATCGTTCGCTCGGCGCGAAGATGGTGGACTTCGGCGGCTGGGACATGCCGCTGCACTACGGTTCCCAGGTGGACGAGCACCACCTCGTCCGCAGCGACGCGGGCATGTTCGACGTCTCGCACATGACGGTGGTGGACCTGCGCGGCGCGCGCGTGCGCGAGTTCCTGCGCAAGCTGGTCGCCAACTCCGTCGACAAGCTGAAGGTGCCGGGCAAGGCGTTCTACACCGCGATGCTCGATCCGCAGGGCGGCGTGATCGACGACCTGATCGTGTACTTCATGGGCGAGGAATGGTTCCGCCTGGTGGTCAACGCCGCCACGCGCGACAAGGACCTGGCGTGGATCACGGGCGAGGCGAAGGCCTTTGACGTGTCGGTGAGCGAACGCCCGGAGTTCGGCATGGTCGCCGTGCAGGGACCGACCGCGCGCGAACGCGTGGTCGGCCTGCTCGACGCGGCGAGCGCGCCGGTCGTGCAGAAGCTCGCGCGCTTCGCCGCGGTGGAGGCCACCTCGCGCGACGGCGTGCCGCTGTTCGTGGCGCGCACGGGCTACACCGGTGAAGACGGTTTCGAAATCATCGTCCCCGAAGCGCAGGCGCCCGCATTCTGGAACGCGCTGCTCGCCGCCGGCGTCAAACCCGCCGGCCTGGGCGCGCGCGACACGCTGCGCCTGGAAGCCGGCATGAACCTCTACGGCCAGGACATGGACGAGACCACCACGCCGTACGAGGCGGGCATGGCATGGACCGTCGCGCTCGATGAAGGCCGCGACTTCACCGGCCGTGCCGCGCTCGAAGCGCAGCGCGCCGCCGGCGTACCGCGCCAGATGATCGGCCTGGTGATGGACGAGAAGGGCGTGCTGCGCCACGGGCAGAAGGTGCTCACCGACAACGGCGACGGCGAGATCCTGTCGGGCACGTTCTCCCCGACGCTCGGCAAGGCGATCGCGTTCGCGCGCGTGCCGTCGGGCGAACCGGGCCAGGTGCGCGTGGACATCCGCGGGCGCGAAGTGCCGGTGCGGGTGGTGAAGTTCCCGTTCGTGCGCGAAGGCAAGGCGCAACCCGGCATCTGACCAAAGGCATGCGGCGCGCTTGATTTCGCGCCGGTGCCCTTCGCTACACTACGACCCACCCCCCGACGACGTAGAGCACGGAGCAACGCGAATGAACGAGATCCCCGGCGACCTGAAGTTCATGAAGTCCCATGAGTGGGCGCGCGTCGAAGGCGACGGCAAGGTCACCATCGGCATCTCCGACCACGCGCAGGGCCTGCTCGGCGACCTGGTGTACGTCGAGCTGCCGAACGTCGGCGACCGCGTCGAACAGGGCACGGCGAGCGCCGTGGTGGAGTCGGTCAAGGCGGCGTCCGATGTGTATTCGCCCGTCACGGGCAAGGTCGTCGCGGTCAACACCGCGCTGGCCGACAAGCCGGAAACGATCAACGAAGACGCCTACGGCGAAGGCTGGATCTTCGTCGTCGAAGCCGAAGAGCCGGAGCAACTCAACGATCTCCTCGGCCCCGACGACTACGCCGAACTGCTCGAAGCCGAAGACCACTGACGCGCGTTCCGAACACGGTCGCGCACGTCGCGACACACCCGATCCGGCCGCCTCGCGCGGCCGGATTCGTTTCCGGTGTTCGCGCAGTTCCGCGCAAATCGGGTGTTGCGACGCGCCATCGCGAAAACTTTTTTGCGGCCGACAAACGGTCGCGAACTTGCCCGCGCGGGCAACGCCGAACGGCGTCGTCGACGATCGCGCGCGGCATGCGCGACGGTCGCGATCCGCGTTCGCGTTTTTGTTGCAGTGCTGAAATCAAGATGTTTTTTGCAAGCGATGTCGCGACGGCGCGCCGCGCGCGACCGCGCACCCCTCGCCGCGCACGCACCGCCGACCCGCGCGCGCGGCGCCCGACGCGGCCCCCCGCGGGAGAAAAAAATCAAGGGGGGTTGTTGACATCGCAAAAAAGCCTAATTAGGTTTCGCCGCATCTGCCGCCCGTGCGGAAAAGAGTGAGTCTGAAAAACACGACAACGCGCACCACGAAACGGACCTCCGCCCGGACACAACACACGGTGGATGCAGGCCCCGTTTCCTTCGCGAAATCGCACAGGCACCAAATCCATCAAACCCGCGACGCTCGGCGTGGCGGGTTTTTTATTGCCGCGGCCCTGCCGTCGCGGTGCACCGAATCCGTCCCGGCGCGCCTGGCGCGTCGGCGGTTGGCCGCGGGTCCGACTCCCGCGGCGTCGCTTCGAACTGGGCAGTTCTAGCCAAGCAAGTCCACTGACGAGGAGCCATCCCATGGCCATGAAGAAAGCTGCGAAGAAGTCCGCCAAGAAGGCGACGAAGAAGACCGCCCGTAAATCGGCGGCCAAGAAGACCGTCCGCAAGGCCGGTGCCAAGAAGGCTGCGAAGAAGACGGCGAAGAAGGCCGTCCGCAAGACCGCGAAGAAGACGGCGAAGAAGGCCGTCCGCAAGACCGCCAAGAAGGCTGTCCGCAAGACTGCGAAGAAGGCCGCGAAGAAGGCCGTCCGCAAGACCGCGAAGAAGGCTGCGAAGAAGACCGCCCGCAAGGGTGCAGCCAAGAAGACCGCCCGCAAGTCGGCCGCCAAGAAGACCGTCCGCAAGGCCGGCGCCAAGAAGGCGACCAAGAAGCGCGCTGCGAAGAAGGCCGCCAAGAAGCCTGCAGCCAAGAAGGCCCGCAAGGCCTCGCGCAAGTCGGCACCGGTGAACATGCCGGCGCCCGTCATGCCGATGATGTAAGCAAGACCCGAAGCCGTAATCGAGACCCCATCCCGCGTTTGCCCAGGCGGGGTGGGGTTTTCTTTTG carries:
- a CDS encoding SPFH domain-containing protein, producing the protein MSLSWILTAVVVFFAIVLVSKAVRMVPQGFEWTVERFGRYTHTLSPGLHFLVPIYQRIGRKINMMEQVMDVPSQDVITKDNAVVKVDGIVFFQVLDAAKAAYEVAQLEVAILNLVMTNIRTSIGSMDLDESLSKRDEINAKVLVAVDAATHPWGLKVNRIELKDIQPPRDLIDSMARQMKAEREKRANILEAEGHRAAAILRAEGEKQAAILEAEGHREASFRQAEARERLAEAEAKATQVVSDAIAGGNVNAINYFVAQKYIEAFKSLAEAPNQKFVLMPMESSGVLGSLGGIAELAREALGAPRMAAKPIAPPPTPRPAGS
- a CDS encoding NfeD family protein; protein product: MRMDVFAWAAIALLLCAAEMIAPGAFLLWLGFAAAAVFFVVLLVPGISVLSQAVLFGVLGVLSILAWRRWARGRGRASDDPVLNKRTAALIGRVVPLERGIVNGHGRVQIADAFWDVVGPELPAGTPVRVLSAEGMTLRVEAAG
- the gcvH gene encoding glycine cleavage system protein GcvH, whose amino-acid sequence is MNEIPGDLKFMKSHEWARVEGDGKVTIGISDHAQGLLGDLVYVELPNVGDRVEQGTASAVVESVKAASDVYSPVTGKVVAVNTALADKPETINEDAYGEGWIFVVEAEEPEQLNDLLGPDDYAELLEAEDH
- the gcvT gene encoding glycine cleavage system aminomethyltransferase GcvT gives rise to the protein MTRKTILNDTHRSLGAKMVDFGGWDMPLHYGSQVDEHHLVRSDAGMFDVSHMTVVDLRGARVREFLRKLVANSVDKLKVPGKAFYTAMLDPQGGVIDDLIVYFMGEEWFRLVVNAATRDKDLAWITGEAKAFDVSVSERPEFGMVAVQGPTARERVVGLLDAASAPVVQKLARFAAVEATSRDGVPLFVARTGYTGEDGFEIIVPEAQAPAFWNALLAAGVKPAGLGARDTLRLEAGMNLYGQDMDETTTPYEAGMAWTVALDEGRDFTGRAALEAQRAAGVPRQMIGLVMDEKGVLRHGQKVLTDNGDGEILSGTFSPTLGKAIAFARVPSGEPGQVRVDIRGREVPVRVVKFPFVREGKAQPGI
- a CDS encoding RNA polymerase sigma factor; this translates as MHMTGHSSFAIDVPDALLARARAGDRAAFEQLYRWFERPVFTLALRIAGNREEAQDVLQETMLKVLGRIGEFRGDGSPFWGWLRQIAVNEALMRLRRDKRLAQEIGVDDPSEYAEDLAPLPPAAADAALLQRALATLPTATRSVLWLYHGEGYTHDEIAALMQRTPSFSKSQLARGTKKLRAVLQVPEAAHA